One segment of Gemmatimonadota bacterium DNA contains the following:
- a CDS encoding pitrilysin family protein: MTKPAPRLLDSVIAPDSVHRTTLANGLRVLVRRDRRAPVVAIVTYVKAGYFDETDAQVGIAHVLEHMYFKGTPTRGVGQIARETKASGGYLNAGTIYDHTHYYTVLPSSGLAAGIAVQADAYANSVIDAGELARELEVIIEEVKRKHDNPASLATETLFEKLHDVHRIRRWRMGREDALRAFTRDDLVRFYRNYYRPSNTVLAVVGDVDPAEAIALVEQHYGRIPDGVVRRTPGADEPTASVEAFRYHEFHGDVAQAELLMGWRTPGTDHPDTPALDVLATLLGGGRASRLYRAVRERRLASSISANNYTPTDLGVFIVHAAARADSSVAALGAAWDQVRRVRDGDVTAHEVLRARRVLEAAWLRRCETMEGQANHLAAWELLGDWQMGSDYVERMLAVDAAAVTDVAQRWLAPERAAVVAYRPSAASAFASSAADMLGQLNAQTPESLSAIGRPPSPTPVPGARGWVFEREEAGVHIFRTASGVPLLVQRHPGSIGYFGWFVRGGATDETAANSGITTLMARTSLKGTARRTAERIAEDSEYLGGVLSAAANADGFQWTISVPARRLEEAAELLADVVQRPSYGASALESERAVALANIASLRDDMYRWPIALATSAAWEGDSYGRSVLGTAESVRAIDSDALHRWHAAQALEAPGVLVCVADADPDDVASMVARYFGSLSPATGNTTAPPPWPTAAVERADPRDKSQSALAMLFPGASRGDESRFDAAMLAGVASGLGGRFFSELRERQSLAYTVMASAVPRYRAGAFAAYIAMSPEKEMAARDGLLAQFARFCEADVTDDELTHAKRYALGSWAIHRESGGAVAGDMADAWLFGHSLKELADYETRIRHVTARDMRAAARRWFDPARRIEGIVRGRGG; this comes from the coding sequence ATGACAAAGCCGGCCCCCCGCCTGCTGGACAGTGTCATCGCGCCGGACTCGGTGCACCGCACGACGCTCGCCAACGGATTGCGCGTGCTCGTGCGCCGCGATCGGCGCGCGCCGGTCGTGGCAATCGTGACCTACGTCAAGGCCGGCTACTTCGACGAAACCGACGCGCAGGTCGGCATCGCGCACGTCCTCGAACATATGTACTTCAAGGGGACCCCCACGCGCGGCGTGGGACAAATCGCGCGCGAAACCAAAGCGAGCGGCGGCTATCTCAACGCCGGCACGATCTACGATCACACGCACTATTACACGGTGCTGCCGTCCTCGGGGCTCGCGGCGGGGATTGCGGTGCAAGCCGACGCCTACGCGAACTCGGTGATTGATGCCGGCGAACTCGCGCGCGAACTCGAAGTGATTATCGAAGAGGTCAAGCGCAAACACGACAACCCCGCGTCGCTGGCCACGGAGACGCTGTTCGAAAAACTGCACGACGTGCATCGCATTCGCCGGTGGCGCATGGGGCGTGAGGACGCGCTCCGCGCTTTTACCCGCGATGACTTGGTGCGGTTTTATCGCAACTACTATCGCCCGTCCAACACCGTGCTCGCGGTCGTCGGCGATGTGGATCCCGCCGAGGCCATCGCGCTGGTGGAGCAGCACTATGGCCGGATTCCAGACGGTGTCGTGCGGCGCACGCCTGGCGCGGACGAGCCAACCGCGTCCGTCGAGGCATTTCGGTACCACGAGTTTCACGGTGACGTCGCCCAAGCGGAACTGTTGATGGGCTGGCGCACGCCAGGCACCGATCACCCGGACACCCCGGCCCTCGACGTCCTTGCCACGTTGCTCGGCGGCGGACGCGCATCGCGGTTGTACCGCGCGGTGCGCGAGCGCCGCCTCGCGTCCTCCATCTCCGCCAACAACTACACGCCCACCGATCTCGGCGTCTTCATTGTGCACGCTGCCGCGCGCGCCGACAGCAGCGTTGCCGCACTCGGCGCCGCGTGGGATCAAGTGCGGCGCGTGCGCGACGGCGATGTGACGGCGCACGAAGTGTTACGTGCGCGTCGCGTGCTCGAGGCCGCGTGGCTCCGGCGCTGTGAGACGATGGAAGGGCAAGCCAATCACCTCGCCGCGTGGGAACTGCTCGGCGATTGGCAGATGGGCTCCGACTACGTCGAGCGCATGCTGGCGGTGGATGCCGCCGCTGTGACCGACGTGGCCCAACGCTGGCTCGCGCCCGAGCGCGCGGCCGTCGTTGCGTACCGCCCGTCCGCGGCATCCGCCTTTGCCTCGAGCGCCGCCGACATGCTTGGCCAACTGAATGCGCAAACGCCCGAGTCGCTGAGCGCGATTGGTCGGCCGCCGTCTCCCACGCCGGTGCCCGGCGCACGCGGCTGGGTGTTTGAGCGCGAAGAAGCAGGCGTCCACATCTTCCGCACCGCGAGCGGCGTGCCCTTGCTCGTGCAGCGGCATCCGGGCTCCATCGGCTACTTCGGGTGGTTCGTGCGCGGCGGCGCGACCGACGAAACGGCGGCCAATAGCGGCATCACCACGCTGATGGCGCGCACGTCACTGAAGGGAACCGCACGACGGACCGCCGAGCGGATTGCCGAGGATAGTGAATATTTGGGCGGCGTGTTATCGGCGGCCGCGAACGCTGACGGCTTTCAGTGGACCATCTCCGTGCCGGCGCGCCGACTCGAGGAGGCCGCCGAGTTGCTGGCGGATGTGGTACAGCGTCCGTCCTATGGTGCGTCGGCACTGGAGTCTGAACGTGCGGTGGCGCTGGCCAACATCGCGTCGTTGCGCGACGACATGTACCGCTGGCCGATCGCGCTCGCCACAAGCGCCGCGTGGGAAGGGGATTCCTACGGACGGTCCGTGTTGGGGACCGCAGAGAGCGTGCGTGCTATTGATTCCGACGCGCTGCATCGCTGGCACGCGGCGCAGGCGCTCGAAGCGCCCGGTGTACTCGTGTGTGTGGCCGATGCGGATCCTGACGATGTGGCCTCGATGGTCGCTCGGTACTTTGGGTCGCTTTCGCCCGCTACAGGGAACACAACAGCGCCGCCGCCTTGGCCAACGGCCGCGGTGGAACGTGCTGATCCCCGCGACAAGTCGCAGAGCGCGCTGGCGATGCTCTTTCCGGGCGCCTCGCGCGGTGATGAATCCCGATTCGACGCCGCGATGCTCGCCGGCGTCGCCAGCGGCCTCGGCGGTCGTTTCTTTTCGGAGCTCCGCGAACGGCAGTCGCTCGCCTACACCGTGATGGCCTCCGCCGTGCCGCGCTACCGAGCTGGTGCATTCGCCGCGTACATCGCGATGTCGCCGGAAAAGGAAATGGCGGCGCGCGACGGTTTGCTTGCGCAGTTCGCGCGCTTTTGTGAAGCAGACGTCACCGACGACGAGCTCACGCATGCCAAACGGTATGCGCTTGGATCGTGGGCCATTCATCGGGAGAGCGGCGGCGCCGTGGCTGGCGATATGGCCGACGCGTGGCTCTTTGGCCATTCGCTCAAGGAGCTCGCGGACTACGAAACGCGCATCCGGCACGTGACCGCACGCGATATGCGTGCTGCAGCGCGACGCTGGTTTGATCCGGCTCGGCGTATTGAAGGAATCGTGCGCGGGCGCGGCGGCTGA
- a CDS encoding tetratricopeptide repeat protein gives MPSPFLSSEEYDERAHELYNEGNYDEALSTLREGLALYPNAVELHVGVGYARLARDEFAWARRSFEESLVLDPDHEDALAGLGETLLKFGQTSGASKAFQRILELGYQDDVELMLQVGRALFRDGMMEEAKQFLNVAIQQEPDHVEGRAMIGYVEHRLGNDDVAIDALRRVLQIDPEFSEARIYLGNLLFDRGDFDTALYHFERTLPEDHWDELGIWRLVELRKSTYHLSDNDPSLKIWDERLAELTGDQDAIDEMLSEIERAAENADEQEARGQLELFGALLADLGEQKQAVVHHVVGRDGRSYDGSWDEIVEQLREHSMSSGQTIEEYMQNESRRGLSLTGHLISTTTTESFVRDCADAGLLRIVS, from the coding sequence ATGCCCTCTCCGTTTCTCAGTTCCGAAGAGTATGACGAGCGCGCGCATGAGCTGTATAACGAGGGCAACTACGACGAAGCGCTCTCAACGCTCCGCGAAGGGCTTGCCCTCTACCCCAATGCGGTAGAGCTCCACGTCGGCGTCGGCTATGCGCGTCTCGCGCGCGACGAGTTCGCGTGGGCGCGTCGGAGTTTCGAGGAATCGCTCGTGCTCGATCCCGATCACGAAGACGCGCTCGCCGGCCTCGGGGAGACGCTGCTCAAGTTCGGTCAGACCAGCGGCGCCAGCAAAGCCTTCCAGCGCATTCTGGAACTTGGCTATCAGGACGATGTCGAGCTGATGCTACAGGTCGGTCGCGCGCTCTTCCGTGACGGCATGATGGAAGAGGCCAAACAGTTTCTCAACGTGGCGATACAGCAAGAACCGGATCACGTCGAAGGCCGAGCGATGATCGGCTATGTTGAGCACCGCCTCGGCAATGATGATGTTGCCATCGATGCGCTTCGTCGGGTGCTACAGATCGACCCCGAATTCAGCGAGGCCCGCATTTATCTCGGGAACCTCCTGTTCGACCGCGGTGATTTCGACACGGCGTTGTACCACTTTGAGCGCACGTTGCCGGAGGATCACTGGGACGAGTTAGGGATCTGGCGACTCGTGGAACTGCGCAAAAGCACGTATCATCTCTCGGACAACGACCCGTCGCTCAAAATTTGGGACGAGCGGCTTGCCGAACTCACGGGCGATCAGGACGCAATTGACGAGATGCTGAGTGAAATCGAACGGGCCGCCGAAAACGCCGACGAACAGGAGGCGCGCGGGCAGCTCGAGCTGTTCGGCGCGCTGCTGGCCGACCTCGGTGAGCAAAAGCAGGCCGTCGTGCATCACGTGGTGGGGCGCGATGGACGCAGCTACGACGGCTCGTGGGACGAGATCGTCGAGCAGCTCCGCGAGCACTCGATGTCCAGCGGTCAAACCATCGAGGAGTACATGCAGAACGAATCGCGACGTGGGTTGTCGCTGACCGGACATTTGATTTCCACCACTACGACCGAAAGTTTTGTCCGCGACTGCGCCGACGCCGGCCTCCTGCGGATCGTCAGCTGA
- a CDS encoding patatin-like phospholipase family protein, protein MIDHRPLPRLPERLALVLGGGGLKGFAHIGVFQALEERGVRPSLVSGTSIGALIAAAYAGGMPVAEMKKHALSLSRKDLFRIDHMHMVTRRMLSPSLYLEAPLQDVIDAIVPATTFRQLDIPLLVNTVDIERGSQVVWGLPGLQDVSVADAVYASCALPGFFPPRTIKGHTCVDGGVMDNLPVGVSMQGMDAMIGVDVGSTSLAAARRIKEKGFAAIYMRAAQTMMKSLQTSQLANWAGPPLLLVRPAVWHFNWFNFTHTERIIQLGYEAAHDALDRAGESLLATGGVYPIRRLELSVDRERCIGCRLCAVMAPDIMEMDVSGKARVVTPDVEWSRADGDFVHQCPTDAIGVTVVEGDLRRTTMEFQTLDPHPDAD, encoded by the coding sequence GTGATTGACCATCGCCCGCTTCCCCGCCTCCCCGAGCGCCTCGCGCTGGTACTCGGCGGCGGCGGGCTTAAGGGCTTCGCCCACATCGGCGTGTTTCAGGCGCTCGAGGAACGCGGCGTGCGCCCGTCACTGGTGTCGGGGACGAGCATCGGTGCGCTGATCGCGGCTGCATACGCGGGCGGCATGCCCGTGGCAGAGATGAAGAAGCACGCGTTGAGCCTCTCGCGCAAAGATTTATTTCGCATTGATCACATGCACATGGTGACGCGTCGCATGCTGTCACCGTCGCTGTATCTCGAGGCGCCGCTGCAGGACGTGATTGACGCCATCGTGCCGGCCACGACGTTTCGGCAACTCGACATCCCGCTCCTCGTGAATACGGTGGATATTGAGCGAGGGTCGCAGGTGGTGTGGGGGCTGCCTGGCCTGCAAGACGTGTCGGTCGCGGACGCCGTGTATGCGTCGTGCGCACTCCCAGGATTCTTTCCGCCGCGCACCATAAAGGGGCATACCTGTGTGGACGGCGGTGTGATGGACAACCTCCCCGTCGGCGTGTCTATGCAGGGAATGGATGCGATGATCGGCGTAGACGTTGGAAGCACGAGTCTGGCAGCGGCGCGGCGGATTAAAGAAAAAGGATTCGCGGCCATCTACATGCGCGCGGCGCAGACCATGATGAAGTCGCTGCAGACCTCGCAGCTCGCCAATTGGGCGGGGCCGCCACTGCTACTCGTGCGCCCCGCCGTGTGGCACTTCAACTGGTTTAACTTCACGCACACCGAGCGCATCATCCAACTCGGATACGAGGCTGCGCACGACGCCCTCGACCGTGCCGGGGAATCGCTGCTGGCAACCGGCGGTGTCTACCCGATCCGCCGCTTGGAGCTGAGCGTAGACCGTGAGCGTTGCATTGGATGCCGCCTGTGCGCCGTCATGGCACCGGACATCATGGAAATGGACGTCTCGGGAAAAGCACGCGTCGTCACCCCCGATGTGGAATGGTCGCGAGCCGACGGCGATTTTGTGCACCAGTGCCCGACCGACGCCATTGGCGTCACCGTCGTCGAAGGCGACCTCCGCCGCACCACCATGGAGTTCCAGACCCTCGACCCCCACCCCGACGCCGACTGA
- a CDS encoding ABC transporter ATP-binding protein has protein sequence MIVLRDVAKTYRSPFGKPVHAVQDVTLEIGAGEILGIAGPNGAGKSTLLALMLGFLQPTRGTITIDGLAPRRYVERSGVSYLPELMALPPYWTLNSALYRLAVLSGVSADRLDAEVDRVVEALAIGEHRGKRLKALSKGNFQRLGLAQALLLDARVVIFDEPTHGLDPVWTQKFRDLVIQLRRPDRTIIIASHNLDELERLADRVAIIDKGRIQRIVEVKGGGVTPDRMAFRIRVAAGADALLARLPGAALEGNGEIVVPIISVLELNTALTAAIAEGTLVTALVPSESALERAFHSAVGTPA, from the coding sequence ATGATCGTCCTCCGGGACGTCGCCAAGACGTATCGCTCGCCGTTCGGCAAACCAGTGCACGCCGTGCAGGACGTGACGCTCGAGATTGGCGCGGGAGAAATCCTCGGTATCGCGGGCCCCAACGGCGCGGGCAAAAGCACGTTGCTCGCGCTGATGCTCGGTTTTCTCCAACCGACGCGCGGCACCATCACCATCGACGGGCTCGCCCCGCGGCGCTATGTCGAGCGCTCCGGCGTGAGTTACCTGCCCGAACTAATGGCGCTGCCGCCGTACTGGACCCTCAACTCCGCATTGTACCGTCTCGCGGTCCTCTCCGGCGTGTCGGCCGATCGGCTCGACGCCGAAGTGGATCGCGTGGTCGAGGCGCTCGCCATTGGTGAGCATCGCGGCAAGCGGCTCAAGGCGCTCTCCAAGGGAAACTTTCAGCGCCTCGGACTCGCGCAAGCGCTGCTGCTCGATGCACGGGTGGTCATTTTTGACGAACCCACGCACGGGCTCGATCCCGTGTGGACGCAAAAGTTTCGTGATCTCGTCATCCAGCTGCGGCGGCCCGACCGCACGATCATTATCGCCTCGCACAATCTCGATGAACTCGAACGGCTCGCTGATCGTGTGGCCATTATCGACAAGGGGCGCATTCAGCGCATCGTTGAAGTGAAGGGCGGGGGCGTGACCCCCGACCGCATGGCCTTCCGTATTCGTGTTGCCGCGGGCGCAGACGCCTTGTTGGCGCGGCTCCCCGGCGCCGCGCTGGAGGGCAACGGCGAGATTGTGGTGCCGATCATCAGCGTGCTCGAGTTAAATACGGCCCTCACCGCGGCCATCGCCGAGGGAACGCTCGTGACCGCACTGGTGCCGAGTGAGAGTGCGCTGGAGCGGGCCTTTCATTCTGCCGTGGGGACCCCCGCATGA
- a CDS encoding APC family permease, with product MPDQDTTPIPSGPSGERALQRSLGVRPLAASIVNVTVGGGIFVVPAIVAATLGAAAPLAYLVCAVAFGLIVMCFAEAGSRVALTGGPYMYVGRVFGPFVGYLSNVLLWMLGTIAHAAVASLFAQALNALVPGIGIGVARVVMIVSVFALFAFINSRGVQQGARLIEIATVAKLLPLLVFVVSGAFVMTSANLVWPAMPSVADIGRTSIVLVFAFSGIESALVPSGEVRDPARTVPRAIALAMIAITLLYVVVQVVAQGVLGASLPTHTDAPLAAAARVALGPVGGFLLMIGAAVSMFGYLTGMMLAMPRALFAFARDGYLPAFFAKVDARTHVPANAIYAHAVAVTLLALSGSFQSLAVLSNISALLLYGLCSVAAFELRRRNVQEVGVPFRVPGGAVVPWLSVLVILFLLRSATAEEMRAVGGTLAVGAVLYLFRRKQVAST from the coding sequence GTGCCAGATCAAGACACCACACCCATTCCGTCGGGCCCGTCGGGCGAGCGCGCGCTCCAGCGATCGCTGGGGGTACGCCCCCTCGCGGCGAGCATCGTAAACGTCACCGTCGGCGGGGGCATTTTTGTGGTCCCGGCCATCGTCGCGGCCACGCTGGGTGCTGCCGCGCCACTCGCATATCTCGTGTGCGCCGTGGCCTTTGGACTCATCGTGATGTGCTTTGCGGAGGCGGGAAGCCGCGTCGCCCTCACGGGTGGCCCCTACATGTATGTGGGGCGCGTCTTCGGCCCCTTCGTGGGCTACCTCAGTAACGTGCTGCTCTGGATGCTCGGCACCATCGCGCACGCCGCGGTCGCCAGCCTTTTTGCGCAGGCGCTCAACGCGCTCGTGCCGGGCATTGGCATTGGCGTGGCGCGCGTCGTGATGATCGTGAGCGTTTTTGCACTCTTTGCCTTTATCAACTCGCGCGGCGTACAGCAGGGCGCGCGCCTCATTGAAATCGCCACCGTCGCCAAGTTGCTGCCGTTGCTGGTGTTCGTGGTGTCGGGCGCCTTCGTGATGACGTCGGCGAATCTAGTGTGGCCGGCCATGCCCTCGGTTGCGGATATCGGGCGGACCTCCATCGTCCTCGTCTTTGCATTCTCAGGCATCGAAAGCGCGCTGGTGCCGAGCGGCGAAGTGCGTGATCCTGCGCGTACGGTGCCGCGTGCGATCGCATTGGCGATGATTGCGATTACGCTGCTCTACGTCGTGGTGCAGGTGGTGGCGCAGGGCGTGCTCGGCGCGTCGCTCCCCACGCACACGGATGCGCCGCTCGCCGCCGCCGCGCGCGTCGCGCTTGGGCCCGTCGGTGGGTTCCTGCTGATGATCGGCGCCGCGGTGTCGATGTTCGGCTACCTCACGGGCATGATGCTCGCCATGCCGCGCGCGCTCTTTGCGTTTGCTCGCGACGGATATCTGCCGGCCTTCTTCGCGAAAGTGGACGCCCGCACGCATGTCCCGGCCAACGCCATTTACGCCCATGCCGTGGCAGTGACGCTCCTGGCACTGTCGGGAAGTTTTCAGTCGCTGGCGGTGCTCTCGAACATTTCGGCACTGCTGTTGTACGGCCTGTGTAGCGTGGCCGCCTTTGAGCTGCGCCGGCGCAACGTGCAGGAAGTCGGCGTCCCCTTCCGCGTGCCCGGCGGCGCCGTGGTGCCGTGGCTGAGCGTGCTCGTCATCCTGTTCCTGTTGCGGAGCGCGACGGCCGAGGAAATGCGCGCCGTTGGGGGCACGCTCGCGGTCGGCGCGGTGCTCTACCTGTTCCGCCGCAAGCAGGTCGCGTCCACCTGA
- a CDS encoding pseudouridine-5'-phosphate glycosidase produces MVRLSEAVAAARQSGAPVVALESSVLAQGLPEPANRQADERMRTAVAVRGAVPAITAVVRGVPTIGLDGADLERFLCRDGVQKVSARDLPWAVATGADGATTVAATLALCTEAQLRVFATGGIGGVHREAPFDESADLLELSRSPVITVCAGAKSILDLPATVERLETLGVTVIGYETDEFPGFFTRHTGLALSASTTSVARIADTFQAQIALGRPSALLVVQAPPAREALDGREVDAAVTAALAEARAAGIRGAQVTPFLLAAVERATGGRSLQANLALLEANASLAAAIAVELGARSA; encoded by the coding sequence ATCGTGCGCCTCTCCGAGGCCGTCGCCGCCGCCCGTCAGAGCGGCGCGCCCGTGGTGGCGCTCGAAAGCTCCGTGCTCGCGCAGGGGTTGCCCGAGCCCGCCAATCGGCAGGCGGACGAGCGTATGCGCACCGCAGTTGCCGTACGCGGCGCGGTGCCAGCGATAACGGCCGTCGTGCGCGGCGTGCCGACCATCGGCCTCGACGGCGCTGATCTCGAGCGCTTTCTCTGCCGAGATGGTGTGCAAAAGGTGTCCGCCCGCGACCTCCCTTGGGCCGTCGCCACGGGTGCCGACGGTGCAACAACCGTTGCGGCCACGCTCGCACTTTGCACCGAAGCGCAGCTCCGCGTGTTCGCGACGGGCGGCATCGGAGGGGTGCACCGCGAGGCGCCCTTCGACGAATCGGCCGACCTGCTCGAGCTGTCACGGTCGCCGGTCATCACGGTTTGCGCGGGCGCCAAGTCCATCCTCGACCTTCCGGCCACCGTGGAGCGGCTCGAAACGCTCGGCGTGACCGTCATCGGCTACGAGACCGATGAGTTTCCGGGGTTTTTTACCCGCCACACAGGACTCGCGTTGTCCGCTTCCACAACGAGCGTGGCGCGGATTGCCGATACGTTCCAGGCGCAGATTGCGCTCGGGCGACCGTCTGCCTTGCTGGTGGTGCAGGCACCACCGGCGCGTGAGGCGCTGGATGGTCGTGAGGTGGATGCTGCCGTGACGGCCGCGCTCGCCGAGGCGCGAGCGGCCGGAATCCGTGGCGCGCAGGTCACCCCATTTTTGCTCGCCGCAGTCGAACGGGCCACTGGGGGCCGGTCGTTGCAAGCCAACCTAGCCCTCCTCGAGGCCAATGCGTCGTTGGCCGCTGCCATCGCGGTGGAACTGGGGGCACGGTCGGCGTGA